The following proteins are co-located in the Myroides profundi genome:
- a CDS encoding YifB family Mg chelatase-like AAA ATPase, which translates to MLTKVFGSAVFGIEATTITVEVHIDGGVGYHLVGLPDNAIKESSYRIAAALKNNSYKFPGRKITINLAPANLRKEGSAYDLVIAIGILAASNQMSLQEELSDYIIMGELSLDGTVQCINGALPIAIKAKEEGYKGIIIPKENEKEAAIVEGLEVYGVSNIKEVIDFLEGKGELVPVELDFTKMFSEESARHLEIDFKDVKGQESIKRAMEIAAAGGHNIILIGPPGSGKTMLAKRLPSILPPMSLEEALETTKIHSVVGKAKDCGLMRTRPFRSPHHTASSVSLVGGGSYPQLGEISLAHNGVLFLDELPEFKREVLEVMRQPLEDREVTISRAKFTITYPSSFMLVASMNPSPSGYFNDPSAPVKSTQAEMQRYLSKVSGPLLDRIDIHIEVNPVPFDKLSDKQLSEPSQDIRERVVVAREVQSTRFNPHKGVHYNAQMTTALLRKYCALQEDSLNLLKTAMDKLNLSARAYDRILKVSRTIADLDSSENIKPQHIAEAIQYRSLDREGWLG; encoded by the coding sequence ATGTTAACAAAGGTGTTTGGAAGCGCTGTATTTGGCATTGAAGCTACAACTATTACAGTAGAGGTACACATAGATGGAGGAGTAGGATATCACTTAGTAGGGCTACCTGATAATGCGATAAAAGAGAGTAGCTATAGGATAGCTGCAGCACTGAAGAATAATAGTTATAAATTCCCAGGGAGGAAAATAACAATCAACTTAGCACCTGCTAATTTGCGCAAGGAAGGTTCTGCTTATGATCTAGTGATCGCTATTGGTATTTTGGCAGCTTCTAACCAGATGTCATTACAAGAAGAATTATCAGATTATATTATCATGGGAGAACTATCTTTAGATGGAACTGTACAGTGTATTAATGGAGCGCTCCCTATCGCTATAAAAGCAAAAGAAGAAGGGTACAAAGGGATTATTATACCGAAAGAAAATGAGAAGGAAGCGGCTATAGTAGAAGGACTAGAGGTATATGGTGTCAGTAATATAAAGGAAGTGATAGACTTCTTAGAAGGCAAAGGGGAGTTAGTACCTGTGGAGTTAGACTTCACTAAGATGTTTAGTGAAGAGTCTGCACGTCACTTAGAGATAGACTTTAAGGATGTGAAGGGACAAGAGAGTATCAAGAGAGCAATGGAGATAGCTGCAGCAGGTGGGCATAATATCATCTTAATAGGACCTCCTGGTTCTGGAAAGACGATGCTAGCCAAAAGACTACCGAGTATATTGCCTCCGATGTCCTTAGAGGAAGCATTGGAGACAACTAAGATTCATAGTGTAGTAGGAAAGGCCAAGGACTGCGGGCTGATGAGAACTAGACCCTTTAGAAGTCCTCATCACACTGCGTCATCTGTATCACTAGTAGGCGGGGGAAGTTATCCACAACTTGGTGAGATATCCTTAGCCCATAATGGGGTGTTGTTCTTAGATGAGTTGCCTGAGTTTAAAAGAGAGGTATTAGAGGTGATGAGACAGCCATTAGAAGATAGGGAAGTGACTATCTCAAGGGCAAAGTTTACGATTACATATCCTTCTTCATTTATGCTAGTGGCAAGTATGAATCCTAGTCCGAGTGGCTATTTTAATGATCCAAGTGCACCTGTCAAGTCTACACAAGCAGAGATGCAACGTTATTTAAGTAAAGTATCAGGTCCTCTGCTAGATAGAATAGATATACATATAGAAGTGAACCCTGTGCCGTTCGACAAACTATCAGATAAACAATTGTCAGAACCAAGTCAAGATATCAGGGAGCGGGTAGTAGTGGCAAGAGAAGTACAGTCAACTAGGTTTAATCCACATAAAGGAGTTCATTATAACGCGCAGATGACTACTGCACTACTTAGAAAATACTGTGCCCTACAAGAAGATTCATTGAACCTATTAAAGACAGCTATGGATAAGCTTAATTTATCAGCCAGAGCCTATGATAGAATATTAAAAGTATCCCGTACTATAGCTGATCTAGATAGCTCAGAAAATATAAAGCCCCAGCATATAGCTGAGGCAATACAATATCGTAGTCTAGATAGAGAAGGATGGCTAGGTTAG
- a CDS encoding efflux RND transporter periplasmic adaptor subunit: MITSRKTVLVAFSALIMFGTLIGINSCNIGSSKTLDPKENALALPIIKVDTTTAITIKDYIGNIEGKVNVEIRPQVEGILEKIFVDEGAFVKEGQPLFQVDPLPYQEILNNMIATENVEKAKLKNAKLEIDRLKPLIDNEVIAQVQLETAKSNYDIAKASLAKATAAVNSAKISLDYTIIKAPVSGYIGRMPKRIGNLVSKGDKEPLTVLSDVSEVYVYFGMSESDFLYFSKDNKKTDTASISNGHYLPDVSLILADGHEYPEKGKVDMINGQVNRTTGSISLRASFPNSKDVMRSGNTGTIKLKETNPRVILIPQEVTTSIQDKTFVYILDKEDKVKLQSIELNGVSGNNFIVSEGLQIGDRIIKTGFDKLTEGMYVKPLN; the protein is encoded by the coding sequence ATGATTACAAGTAGAAAAACAGTTTTAGTAGCATTTTCAGCGTTGATTATGTTTGGTACATTGATAGGAATTAACAGCTGCAATATAGGTTCATCTAAAACATTAGATCCTAAAGAAAATGCTTTAGCCTTACCTATCATAAAAGTAGATACAACAACTGCAATTACAATCAAAGATTATATAGGAAATATAGAAGGAAAAGTAAACGTAGAAATCAGACCTCAGGTAGAAGGTATACTTGAGAAGATTTTCGTAGATGAAGGTGCTTTCGTAAAAGAAGGACAACCTCTATTCCAAGTTGATCCACTACCTTACCAAGAAATCTTAAACAATATGATCGCTACTGAGAATGTGGAAAAAGCAAAGCTTAAAAATGCGAAACTAGAAATAGATCGTCTAAAGCCTCTTATCGATAATGAAGTTATCGCTCAGGTACAATTAGAAACAGCGAAGTCTAACTACGATATCGCTAAAGCTTCTTTGGCTAAAGCTACTGCTGCTGTTAATAGTGCTAAGATTAGTCTTGACTATACTATTATTAAAGCTCCAGTAAGTGGATACATCGGACGTATGCCTAAGCGTATCGGTAACTTAGTCTCTAAAGGGGATAAAGAACCGCTAACTGTACTATCAGACGTGAGTGAGGTATATGTGTACTTCGGTATGAGTGAGTCTGACTTCTTATACTTCAGTAAAGACAATAAGAAAACAGATACAGCTAGTATCAGCAATGGGCACTACTTACCAGACGTTTCTCTAATCTTAGCAGATGGACACGAATACCCTGAGAAAGGTAAAGTAGATATGATCAATGGACAAGTTAACAGAACAACAGGTTCTATTTCTTTAAGAGCATCGTTCCCAAACTCTAAAGACGTGATGAGATCAGGTAATACAGGAACAATCAAACTAAAAGAAACAAATCCTCGTGTTATTTTAATTCCACAAGAAGTAACTACTTCTATACAAGACAAGACTTTTGTTTATATCTTAGATAAAGAAGACAAAGTAAAATTACAGTCTATCGAATTAAATGGAGTGTCAGGAAATAACTTTATCGTGTCTGAAGGATTACAAATCGGAGATAGAATTATCAAAACTGGTTTTGATAAACTTACTGAAGGGATGTATGTAAAACCTTTAAACTAG